Proteins from one Panicum virgatum strain AP13 chromosome 7K, P.virgatum_v5, whole genome shotgun sequence genomic window:
- the LOC120641318 gene encoding uncharacterized protein LOC120641318 isoform X4, whose product MDPVCPGRCGQPLQEPVFRCFCGDPAWSLTSGTERNPGRKFFICQKASVGRGCKLWIWEDGLLRYVAEMVEYSAASTHDCLHEQLSIAREALVNCKEKLASVSEEADDLVLKVQDLEVKLLESQDTVHRLHQDQEVKMVFVSSYPVSVPKENCGDGEILGPEEGEPDHIVLSAAATMAMSVNSPIMNEDLFGCLLENNATDMETASDNSSNSESLLPVAYPCNAVSCINETTPQTFTTNSLPLIALHPFAAQGSPETSKPGSDVFGFGTGLHNVNRPNELNLNLSQSATGCMDGMSPGIEVHHNPASPEFTLHRSITEKFNIVCIPWYLSRYKFKQHGN is encoded by the exons ATGGATCCGGTATGCCCGGGTCGATGTGGGCAGCCATTGCAAGAGCCCGTGTTCCGTTGCTTCTGCGGTGATCCAGCTTGGTCCCTTACCTCTGGAACAGAGCGTAATCCTGGCCGCAAATTCTTCATCTGCCAGAAGGCATCAGTTGGGAGG GGCTGCAAGCTTTGGATTTGGGAGGATGGTCTTTTGAGATATGTTGCGGAAATGGTCGAGTACAGCGCCGCATCGACGCATGATTGTCTCCATGAGCAGCTTTCGATTGCCCGTGAAGCTTTGGTCAACTGTAAGGAGAAGCTTGCTAGTGTCTCCGAAGAAGCTGATGATTTGGTGCTGAAAGTCCAAGATTTGGAAGTCAAGTTGCTAGAGTCTCAGGACACCGTGCATCGTTTGCATCAGGATCAG GAAGTGAAGATGGTATTTGTCAGTAGCTATCCTGTTTCGGTACCGAAGGAGAATTG TGGCGACGGCGAAATCCTTGGACCTGAAGAAGGTGAACCAGACCACATTGTTCTCAGCGCTGCTGCGACCATGGCGATGTCTGTCAACAGTCCTATTATGAATGAAGATCTCTTTGGCTGCTTGTTAGAAAACAATGCCACTGACATGGAAACAG CAAGTGATAATTCTTCTAATTCAGAAAGTCTTCTGCCTGTAGCATATCCTTGCAATGCAGTTTCATGCATTAATG AAACAACTCCCCAAACATTCACTACAAACAGCTTACCATTGATTGCCTTGCATCCTTTCGCCGCGCAAGGGAGCCCTGAAACATCTAAACCAG GTTCAGATGTTTTTGGTTTTGGTACTGGCCTACATAATGTCAACAGACCTAACGAATTGAACCTAAACTTGTCTCAAAGTGCAACTGGATGCATGGATGGTATGA GCCCTGGAATCGAAGTCCACCACAACCCGGCATCACCAGAATTCACCTTGCATCGTTCTATCACTGAAAAATTCAACATTGTTTG CATCCCTTGGTATTTGTCGCGATACAAATTCAAGCAACATGGAAACTGA
- the LOC120641318 gene encoding uncharacterized protein LOC120641318 isoform X1: MDPVCPGRCGQPLQEPVFRCFCGDPAWSLTSGTERNPGRKFFICQKASVGRGCKLWIWEDGLLRYVAEMVEYSAASTHDCLHEQLSIAREALVNCKEKLASVSEEADDLVLKVQDLEVKLLESQDTVHRLHQDQEVKMVFVSSYPVSVPKENCGDGEILGPEEGEPDHIVLSAAATMAMSVNSPIMNEDLFGCLLENNATDMETAFQHVGLNDNNLDYGIDDHSSNAASDNSSNSESLLPVAYPCNAVSCINETTPQTFTTNSLPLIALHPFAAQGSPETSKPGSDVFGFGTGLHNVNRPNELNLNLSQSATGCMDGMSPGIEVHHNPASPEFTLHRSITEKFNIVCIPWYLSRYKFKQHGN, from the exons ATGGATCCGGTATGCCCGGGTCGATGTGGGCAGCCATTGCAAGAGCCCGTGTTCCGTTGCTTCTGCGGTGATCCAGCTTGGTCCCTTACCTCTGGAACAGAGCGTAATCCTGGCCGCAAATTCTTCATCTGCCAGAAGGCATCAGTTGGGAGG GGCTGCAAGCTTTGGATTTGGGAGGATGGTCTTTTGAGATATGTTGCGGAAATGGTCGAGTACAGCGCCGCATCGACGCATGATTGTCTCCATGAGCAGCTTTCGATTGCCCGTGAAGCTTTGGTCAACTGTAAGGAGAAGCTTGCTAGTGTCTCCGAAGAAGCTGATGATTTGGTGCTGAAAGTCCAAGATTTGGAAGTCAAGTTGCTAGAGTCTCAGGACACCGTGCATCGTTTGCATCAGGATCAG GAAGTGAAGATGGTATTTGTCAGTAGCTATCCTGTTTCGGTACCGAAGGAGAATTG TGGCGACGGCGAAATCCTTGGACCTGAAGAAGGTGAACCAGACCACATTGTTCTCAGCGCTGCTGCGACCATGGCGATGTCTGTCAACAGTCCTATTATGAATGAAGATCTCTTTGGCTGCTTGTTAGAAAACAATGCCACTGACATGGAAACAG CCTTCCAACACGTGGGGCTGAATGACAACAACTTGGATTATGGAATTGATGATCATTCTTCTAATGCAGCAAGTGATAATTCTTCTAATTCAGAAAGTCTTCTGCCTGTAGCATATCCTTGCAATGCAGTTTCATGCATTAATG AAACAACTCCCCAAACATTCACTACAAACAGCTTACCATTGATTGCCTTGCATCCTTTCGCCGCGCAAGGGAGCCCTGAAACATCTAAACCAG GTTCAGATGTTTTTGGTTTTGGTACTGGCCTACATAATGTCAACAGACCTAACGAATTGAACCTAAACTTGTCTCAAAGTGCAACTGGATGCATGGATGGTATGA GCCCTGGAATCGAAGTCCACCACAACCCGGCATCACCAGAATTCACCTTGCATCGTTCTATCACTGAAAAATTCAACATTGTTTG CATCCCTTGGTATTTGTCGCGATACAAATTCAAGCAACATGGAAACTGA
- the LOC120641318 gene encoding uncharacterized protein LOC120641318 isoform X2 has product MDPVCPGRCGQPLQEPVFRCFCGDPAWSLTSGTERNPGRKFFICQKASVGRGCKLWIWEDGLLRYVAEMVEYSAASTHDCLHEQLSIAREALVNCKEKLASVSEEADDLVLKVQDLEVKLLESQDTVHRLHQDQEVKMVFVSSYPVSVPKENCGDGEILGPEEGEPDHIVLSAAATMAMSVNSPIMNEDLFGCLLENNATDMETAFQHVGLNDNNLDYGIDDHSSNAASDNSSNSESLLPVAYPCNAVSCINETTPQTFTTNSLPLIALHPFAAQGSPETSKPGSDVFGFGTGLHNVNRPNELNLNLSQSATGCMDGPGIEVHHNPASPEFTLHRSITEKFNIVCIPWYLSRYKFKQHGN; this is encoded by the exons ATGGATCCGGTATGCCCGGGTCGATGTGGGCAGCCATTGCAAGAGCCCGTGTTCCGTTGCTTCTGCGGTGATCCAGCTTGGTCCCTTACCTCTGGAACAGAGCGTAATCCTGGCCGCAAATTCTTCATCTGCCAGAAGGCATCAGTTGGGAGG GGCTGCAAGCTTTGGATTTGGGAGGATGGTCTTTTGAGATATGTTGCGGAAATGGTCGAGTACAGCGCCGCATCGACGCATGATTGTCTCCATGAGCAGCTTTCGATTGCCCGTGAAGCTTTGGTCAACTGTAAGGAGAAGCTTGCTAGTGTCTCCGAAGAAGCTGATGATTTGGTGCTGAAAGTCCAAGATTTGGAAGTCAAGTTGCTAGAGTCTCAGGACACCGTGCATCGTTTGCATCAGGATCAG GAAGTGAAGATGGTATTTGTCAGTAGCTATCCTGTTTCGGTACCGAAGGAGAATTG TGGCGACGGCGAAATCCTTGGACCTGAAGAAGGTGAACCAGACCACATTGTTCTCAGCGCTGCTGCGACCATGGCGATGTCTGTCAACAGTCCTATTATGAATGAAGATCTCTTTGGCTGCTTGTTAGAAAACAATGCCACTGACATGGAAACAG CCTTCCAACACGTGGGGCTGAATGACAACAACTTGGATTATGGAATTGATGATCATTCTTCTAATGCAGCAAGTGATAATTCTTCTAATTCAGAAAGTCTTCTGCCTGTAGCATATCCTTGCAATGCAGTTTCATGCATTAATG AAACAACTCCCCAAACATTCACTACAAACAGCTTACCATTGATTGCCTTGCATCCTTTCGCCGCGCAAGGGAGCCCTGAAACATCTAAACCAG GTTCAGATGTTTTTGGTTTTGGTACTGGCCTACATAATGTCAACAGACCTAACGAATTGAACCTAAACTTGTCTCAAAGTGCAACTGGATGCATGGATG GCCCTGGAATCGAAGTCCACCACAACCCGGCATCACCAGAATTCACCTTGCATCGTTCTATCACTGAAAAATTCAACATTGTTTG CATCCCTTGGTATTTGTCGCGATACAAATTCAAGCAACATGGAAACTGA
- the LOC120641318 gene encoding uncharacterized protein LOC120641318 isoform X3, with product MDPVCPGRCGQPLQEPVFRCFCGDPAWSLTSGTERNPGRKFFICQKASVGRGCKLWIWEDGLLRYVAEMVEYSAASTHDCLHEQLSIAREALVNCKEKLASVSEEADDLVLKVQDLEVKLLESQDTVHRLHQDQMVFVSSYPVSVPKENCGDGEILGPEEGEPDHIVLSAAATMAMSVNSPIMNEDLFGCLLENNATDMETAFQHVGLNDNNLDYGIDDHSSNAASDNSSNSESLLPVAYPCNAVSCINETTPQTFTTNSLPLIALHPFAAQGSPETSKPGSDVFGFGTGLHNVNRPNELNLNLSQSATGCMDGMSPGIEVHHNPASPEFTLHRSITEKFNIVCIPWYLSRYKFKQHGN from the exons ATGGATCCGGTATGCCCGGGTCGATGTGGGCAGCCATTGCAAGAGCCCGTGTTCCGTTGCTTCTGCGGTGATCCAGCTTGGTCCCTTACCTCTGGAACAGAGCGTAATCCTGGCCGCAAATTCTTCATCTGCCAGAAGGCATCAGTTGGGAGG GGCTGCAAGCTTTGGATTTGGGAGGATGGTCTTTTGAGATATGTTGCGGAAATGGTCGAGTACAGCGCCGCATCGACGCATGATTGTCTCCATGAGCAGCTTTCGATTGCCCGTGAAGCTTTGGTCAACTGTAAGGAGAAGCTTGCTAGTGTCTCCGAAGAAGCTGATGATTTGGTGCTGAAAGTCCAAGATTTGGAAGTCAAGTTGCTAGAGTCTCAGGACACCGTGCATCGTTTGCATCAGGATCAG ATGGTATTTGTCAGTAGCTATCCTGTTTCGGTACCGAAGGAGAATTG TGGCGACGGCGAAATCCTTGGACCTGAAGAAGGTGAACCAGACCACATTGTTCTCAGCGCTGCTGCGACCATGGCGATGTCTGTCAACAGTCCTATTATGAATGAAGATCTCTTTGGCTGCTTGTTAGAAAACAATGCCACTGACATGGAAACAG CCTTCCAACACGTGGGGCTGAATGACAACAACTTGGATTATGGAATTGATGATCATTCTTCTAATGCAGCAAGTGATAATTCTTCTAATTCAGAAAGTCTTCTGCCTGTAGCATATCCTTGCAATGCAGTTTCATGCATTAATG AAACAACTCCCCAAACATTCACTACAAACAGCTTACCATTGATTGCCTTGCATCCTTTCGCCGCGCAAGGGAGCCCTGAAACATCTAAACCAG GTTCAGATGTTTTTGGTTTTGGTACTGGCCTACATAATGTCAACAGACCTAACGAATTGAACCTAAACTTGTCTCAAAGTGCAACTGGATGCATGGATGGTATGA GCCCTGGAATCGAAGTCCACCACAACCCGGCATCACCAGAATTCACCTTGCATCGTTCTATCACTGAAAAATTCAACATTGTTTG CATCCCTTGGTATTTGTCGCGATACAAATTCAAGCAACATGGAAACTGA